In Streptomyces puniciscabiei, a single genomic region encodes these proteins:
- a CDS encoding tyrosine-type recombinase/integrase, whose translation MDTSSLDVRFYPIETNKRAKGNTYTVRWKVAHKKHSKTYKKSAVADDERSKLMSAHRKREPFDIETGRPISWTSKAAEVNWYDFAVEYVDWKWPRSSGNTRKNMAKALTPATIALLRTPLPKQFEPVEVRRALREYAFNVRRRTDPENPVPAEVQTILDWVQRNALPMSAWEKTETVDKVVTALGTLLDGTAAAASSVTRNDRIMNLVMAYAIRHNYLKANPLPKGKGARTAPKVAQAIDKRCLLNRDLVAKMLDWIGRRPRRGRLYRAFFATLYFAGLRPEEAVALRVGDATLPETGWGEFLVHEAQPEVGSQWTDTGEVHEERDLKGRGEGDTRIVPIHPTLVALLREIIKEYRLKPADLLFPGEKGGMLAGSVFRRVWAKARKEVLTEHEFKSPTGKRVYDLRHTCLTTWLNNGIPPAQVAEWAGNSVPVLLAIYARCIVGQLDDYLRRIEDVQDLPKVAA comes from the coding sequence ATGGACACCAGCTCGTTGGACGTTCGCTTCTACCCGATAGAGACGAACAAGCGAGCCAAGGGCAACACCTACACCGTCCGTTGGAAGGTCGCCCACAAGAAGCACAGCAAGACCTACAAGAAGAGCGCGGTAGCCGACGACGAGCGCTCGAAGCTGATGTCCGCGCACAGGAAGCGCGAGCCGTTCGACATCGAAACGGGTCGGCCGATCTCCTGGACGTCCAAGGCCGCCGAGGTGAATTGGTACGACTTCGCGGTCGAGTACGTCGACTGGAAATGGCCCCGCTCTTCCGGTAACACCCGGAAGAACATGGCCAAGGCGCTCACGCCTGCGACCATCGCCCTGCTGCGCACGCCGCTGCCGAAGCAATTCGAGCCGGTGGAGGTTCGCAGGGCGCTGCGGGAGTACGCCTTCAACGTCAGACGGCGCACCGACCCCGAGAACCCGGTGCCGGCCGAGGTGCAGACGATCCTCGACTGGGTCCAGCGCAACGCCCTCCCGATGAGCGCCTGGGAGAAGACCGAGACGGTCGACAAGGTCGTCACGGCTCTCGGCACCCTCCTGGATGGGACGGCGGCAGCCGCCAGCTCGGTTACGCGCAACGACCGGATCATGAACCTGGTCATGGCTTACGCGATCAGGCACAACTACCTGAAGGCCAACCCTCTCCCGAAGGGCAAGGGGGCGCGCACCGCGCCGAAGGTGGCACAGGCCATCGACAAGCGCTGCCTGCTGAACCGCGACCTGGTCGCCAAGATGCTGGACTGGATAGGCAGGCGTCCGCGACGCGGACGCCTCTACCGGGCCTTCTTCGCCACCCTCTACTTCGCAGGGCTTCGCCCCGAGGAAGCCGTCGCCCTCCGTGTGGGTGACGCCACCCTGCCCGAGACAGGGTGGGGCGAGTTCCTCGTCCATGAAGCCCAGCCCGAAGTCGGCAGCCAGTGGACCGATACCGGCGAGGTCCACGAGGAACGGGACCTCAAGGGCCGGGGCGAAGGCGACACGCGCATCGTCCCCATCCACCCCACGCTCGTCGCACTCCTCCGCGAGATCATCAAGGAGTACCGCCTCAAGCCCGCCGACCTCCTCTTCCCTGGGGAGAAGGGCGGCATGCTGGCCGGCTCGGTCTTCCGGCGTGTCTGGGCGAAGGCACGCAAGGAGGTCCTTACCGAGCACGAGTTCAAGTCGCCGACCGGCAAGCGCGTGTACGACCTGCGTCACACCTGCCTGACGACCTGGCTCAACAACGGCATCCCGCCGGCCCAGGTCGCGGAGTGGGCCGGAAACAGCGTGCCGGTGCTCCTGGCGATCTACGCACGCTGCATCGTCGGCCAGCTGGACGACTACCTGAGACGGATCGAAGACGTCCAAGACCTCCCGAAGGTGGCGGCGTGA
- a CDS encoding dynamin family protein: MVTLDVRPQLLDTLSALRDRVAAARFPLPLPGAPRARANRDELLAQLDDYLVPRLREPEAPLLAVVGGSTGAGKSTLVNSLVGRRVSEAGVLRPTTRTPVLVCHPEDHHWFSSMRVLPGLARVWGPQEDPDDILLTGEGEPPARVLRVETADTVPRGLGLLDAPDIDSLMADNRVLAAELICAADVWIMVTTAARYADAVPWHLLRTAKEYDATLVTVLDRVPHQVVSEVSRQYGALLTKAGLGDVPRFTVPELPESAWGAGLLPATAVAPLKNWLMHHAQDPAAREQVMARTAYGLLDSLKSRLPELAGAAAAQYAAALRLTAAVDTAYDSEHARVRGRLQSGAVLAGDALKRWRAFPLDCAPGELLDALVASLAALLLCSVTAADERIDEAWRREPAGADPALAAGESSAESTEHRIGVAVRRWRRELEEYAEDEVRELERTTAPDPELIAALVATALLGGRRARNAGEGLAERIGAHGALRLRDRAGRLLNDHVDRVMHAERERRLAPLDALDVHPEPQAELIAALSVLQKER, encoded by the coding sequence GTGGTGACCTTGGACGTTCGGCCTCAGCTGCTCGACACACTTTCCGCACTGCGCGACCGTGTCGCCGCCGCACGCTTTCCGCTGCCTCTGCCGGGAGCCCCACGCGCGCGTGCGAACCGCGACGAACTCCTCGCGCAGCTCGACGACTATCTGGTACCGCGCCTACGGGAGCCCGAGGCGCCGCTGCTGGCCGTCGTCGGCGGCTCCACCGGCGCCGGCAAGTCGACGCTCGTCAACTCGCTCGTCGGCCGCCGGGTGAGCGAGGCCGGTGTGTTGCGGCCGACCACGCGGACGCCGGTGCTTGTCTGCCATCCGGAGGATCATCACTGGTTCAGCAGCATGCGCGTGCTGCCCGGTCTCGCGCGCGTGTGGGGGCCCCAGGAGGATCCCGACGACATCCTCCTGACCGGCGAGGGCGAGCCCCCCGCGCGCGTGCTGCGCGTCGAGACCGCGGACACCGTCCCGCGCGGGCTCGGGCTCCTCGACGCCCCCGACATCGACTCCCTGATGGCCGACAACCGTGTCCTCGCCGCCGAGCTGATCTGCGCAGCCGACGTCTGGATCATGGTCACCACGGCCGCCCGCTACGCCGACGCCGTCCCCTGGCACCTGCTGCGCACCGCCAAGGAGTACGACGCCACCCTCGTGACCGTCCTGGACCGGGTGCCCCACCAGGTCGTCTCCGAGGTCTCCCGGCAGTACGGCGCCCTGCTCACCAAGGCCGGGCTCGGCGACGTACCCCGCTTCACCGTGCCCGAGCTGCCCGAGTCCGCCTGGGGCGCCGGCCTGCTGCCCGCCACCGCCGTCGCACCGCTGAAGAACTGGCTCATGCACCACGCCCAGGACCCCGCCGCCCGGGAGCAGGTCATGGCCCGTACGGCCTACGGTCTCCTCGACTCGCTCAAGTCCCGCCTGCCCGAGCTGGCCGGTGCCGCCGCCGCCCAGTACGCGGCCGCCCTCCGGCTCACCGCCGCCGTGGACACCGCCTACGACAGCGAGCACGCGCGCGTGCGCGGCCGGCTCCAGTCCGGCGCCGTACTCGCGGGGGACGCCCTCAAACGCTGGCGGGCCTTCCCCCTGGACTGCGCACCCGGCGAACTCCTCGACGCACTCGTGGCGAGCCTGGCCGCACTGCTGCTGTGCTCCGTCACCGCCGCCGACGAGCGCATCGACGAGGCCTGGCGGCGCGAACCGGCCGGAGCCGACCCGGCCCTCGCCGCCGGCGAGTCCTCCGCGGAGAGCACCGAACACCGCATCGGTGTCGCCGTACGGCGCTGGCGGCGCGAGCTGGAGGAGTACGCCGAGGACGAGGTGCGCGAACTGGAACGGACCACCGCACCCGACCCGGAGCTCATCGCCGCCCTCGTCGCCACCGCACTGCTCGGCGGACGCCGGGCGCGCAACGCGGGCGAGGGGCTCGCGGAGCGGATCGGGGCGCACGGCGCGCTGCGGCTGCGCGACCGGGCCGGGCGGCTGCTCAACGACCACGTGGACCGCGTCATGCACGCCGAACGCGAGCGGCGCCTTGCCCCACTCGACGCCCTGGACGTCCACCCGGAGCCCCAGGCCGAACTCATCGCCGCGCTGTCCGTACTGCAGAAGGAGAGGTGA